Below is a window of Yersinia kristensenii DNA.
AAATGTCATGGTGATGCCCAATCCTGGCAGCGCTTTTAAGACATCCTGCAATGTGCGCCGCGGCCACCCCGTCAATTCCATCAAGCGCGGCACATTCAATGAGTTCCCTCGGCTGATAAGCCAGCAAAGATAAAGACGACGAGCAAACACCGGATTAAGTTCCATAACACCTTCCTGGGTTGGATAGCTACTCAATAGTCTACTCGATGCCAGAAAAAACACCTGTTTATCATTCTTATCGCCATCAAGATAAATTAACTCGATTTTTATACCCTAAATAATTCGAGTTGCAGGAAGGCGGCAAGCGAGAGAGTCGCGATGAGCTTACATAAGTAAGTGATTCGGGTGATTGAGTGCAACCAACGCACATACAGCTTGAAGTATGACGGGTATAACGAGGTTTTTTACAGCTTCTCCTTATTTTCTTCACGTTTTATGTTGTATTCCCGCGTAAAGTGCACAGTAGATTTCGCTGCATTTAATTTGAGAGGCTGGCACTGCATGGCAAATTTTTTCATCGACCGCCCAATATTTGCTTGGGTATTGGCGATAATTTTGTGTCTTACTGGCGCATTGGCAATATCAACACTGCCGGTTGAGCAATACCCCAATCTGGCTCCGCCTAATGTGCGTATCAGTGCCTCCTATCCCGGGGCTTCGGCGCAAACACTGGAAAATACGGTCACGCAGGTCATCGAACAAAGTATGACCGGGCTGGATAATTTGCTGTATATGTCGTCACAAAGCAGCAGTGCAGGAACAGCTACCGTCACCTTGACTTTCCTGGCGGGCACCAACCCCAATGAAGCTATGCAGCAAGTGCAAAACCAGTTGCAATCGGCGACCAAAAAACTACCGCAGGATGTCCAGCAGCAAGGTGTTTCAGTCTCAAAATCCGGTGATAGCACCTTGATGATGCTGGCCTTTGTGTCCACCGATGACAGCATGGATAAACAAGATATTGCCGACTATGTCGCCAGTAATCTGCAAGATCCCCTGAGCCGAATCGAAGGGGTGGGCAGTATCAATGCTTATGGCTCTCAATATGCAATGCGAATTTGGCTCGACCCCAATAAACTCAATAATTATCAACTGACGACCCAAGATATTGTTACCGCCATCCAATCACAAAATAGCCAAATTGCGGTGGGCCAGTTGGGGGGGACGCCCGCGGTAGACAGTCAATCTTTGAACGCCACAATTAATGCGCAATCTCAATTGCAAACTCCCGAACAATTTAGGGCGATTACGCTGCGAGTCAATCAGGACGGTTCGTTGGTCACACTGGGTGACGTCGCAAAAGTCGAATTAGGGGCAGAGAATTACGATTATCTGAGCCGCTATAATGGCCAGGCCGCGTCGGGGATGAGTATTCAACTGGCTTCCGGTGCCAATGAATTGCAAACCGATGCTTTGGTGAAAGCGCGTATCGCCGAACTGACGCCTTTCTTCCCGCATGGCCTTGAGGCCAAAGTTGCTTACGAAACCACCCCCTTTGTAAAAGCGTCTATCAAGGACGTGGTAAAAACCTTGCTGGAAGCTATATTGCTGGTTTTCCTGGTAATGTATCTGTTCTTACAAAACTTCCGCGCCACCCTCATTCCGACTATCGCCGTGCCGGTGGTGTTATTGGGCACTTTCGCGATACTGTCGGCATTCGGTTTTAGTATCAATACCTTAACCATGTTTGCCATTGTGTTAGCCATCGGCCTGTTAGTCGATGATGCCATCGTGGTGGTGGAAAACGTGGAGCGCGTGATGAGCGAGGAAGGGCTTGATCCGCGTGAAGCTACCCGAAAATCTATGGGGCAAATTCAGGGCGCATTGGTGGGTATTGCGCTGGTACTGTCGGCGGTGTTTATCCCGATGGCTTTCTTCGGCGGTACCACTGGGGCCATTTACCGCCAGTTCTCCATTACTATCGTCTCCGCCATGGTGCTTTCGGTACTGGTGGCTTTGATTCTAACGCCGGCACTTTGCGCCACCATGCTCAAACCCATTAAACCGGGGCATCATCACGCCAAACGCGGTTTCTTTGGCTGGTTTAACCGCATGTTTGACCGTAATGCGCACCGTTACGAGCGAGGTGTGGCCCGCGTATTACACCATAGTGTGCGTTATATGCTGTTGTATTTATTGCTGTTAGGCGGGTTGGCGCTGTTGTTTATCAAGTTACCGACTTCATTCTTGCCGCTGGAAGACCGTGGCGTGTTTATGGCGCAAGTGCAACTTCCTGTCGGCTCCACTCAGCAACAAACACTCAAAGTGGTGCAGAAAGTCGAGAATTACTTCCTAACGGCAGAGAAAAATAATGTGCTGTCGGTATTCGCCACCGTGGGGTCAGGCCCCGGCGGTAATGGCCAAAACGTCGCGCGCTTGTTCATCCGGCTGACTGACTGGGAACAACGCAAAGACAGCAATGACTCATCCTTTGCCATTATTGAACGCGCCACCAAAGTATTTAATAAAATCGCCGAGGCCAGAGTCTCCGTCAGTAGCCCTCCGGCCATTTCAGGTTTAGGTGGCTCGTCAGGTTTTGATATGGAATTACAAGATCACGGCGGCTTAGGCCACGATAAACTCATGGCCGCCCGTGACCAATTACTGCAAATGGCCGCCCAAGACCCCGCGCTGACTCGCGTGCGCCATAACGGGTTAGATGATAGCCCGCAATTGCAGATAGATATTGATCAGCGCAAAGCACAAGCACTGGGCGTGTCACTGGATGATATTAACAACACGCTAAAAACCGCGTGGGGCTCAACTTACGTTAATGACTTTGTTGACCGGGGCCGAGTGAAGAAAGTGTATGTCCAATCCGAAGCCACGGCGCGTATGCTGCCGGAAGACGTCAACAAATGGTTTGTGCGCAATAAAAGTGGCAGCATGGTGCCTTTTTCGGCGTTTTCTACTACCCGCTGGGAATATGGCTCGCCACGGCTGGAGCGCTATAACGGCTATTCGGCATTAGAGATTGTCGGGGAAGCGGCTCCGGGTGTCAGTACCGGTACCGCCATGAATGTGATGGAGGGGTTGGTTAAACAACTACCGAATGGATTTGGCCTGGAATGGACGGGAATGTCCTATCAGGAGCGGCTATCCGGCTCACAAGCTCCGGCGCTGTATGCTATTTCGCTGTTAGTGGTGTTTTTGTGTCTGGCGGCGTTATATGAAAGTTGGTCGATACCCTTCTCGGTGATGTTAGTGGTGCCACTTGGGGTGATTGGGGCAGTCGCTGCCACCTGGATGCGGGGCTTGGAAAATGATGTCTACTTCCAGGTCGGATTGCTGACCATTATTGGGTTATCCGCCAAAAATGCCATATTGATTGTTGAATTTGCCAGTGAGTTGAACAATAAAGGCAAGGATTTGGTGGAGGCGACGCTTGAAGCTTCCCGCCTGCGCTTGCGGCCCATTCTAATGACATCACTGGCATTTATCTTTGGTGTATTACCGATGGCTATCAGCCAAGGCGCTGGCTCAGGTAGCCAACATGCTGTGGGTACCGGCGTGATGGGCGGGATGATTTCTGCGACCGTGTTGGCTATTTTCTTCGTGCCACTGTTCTTTGTCTTGGTCCGCCGCCGCTTCCCTGGCAGGCCGCCGCGTGGCAAAGAATCATAGGCCCATACCAGGGGCTTGAAACCGGCAACTTGTAAGATGACGCCACAACCATACTCTATAGATTTCAAGATGCAGGAAGGCGGCAAACGAGAGCATCCCGATGAGCTTACACAGGTAAGTGATTCGGGTAATTGAGTACAGCCAATACACCTGCAATTTGAAAGATGACGGGTATAAAAAAGGCAGACACCGCACAAACGGTTCTGCCTTTCTGCGAGCGAATCCTCGCCCCTTGGTGTGTATCGATAAAACAACAAAAGATATCAATTCTTACTGCTGGTTTATTCGCTTATGCCTTACGCAGCATAGCCTCGATAAACTCTTTCCATGTGCTTAACTCAAAATCAACCATAACTTCCTCTCTAATTATCGCGGCTGATTATACGCCTATTTTTTGAACAGTCAAAATTGAAAAACGGCGAATGGGCGACAAACCCGGCCTGCTTTGAGGAAGCTGGCCGGGTGGTCACTCAGCTTAATAGGGTCGCAAGGCAGATTTATACTTTAGGGAAGACCCATAAATGCTCGACGGGCAAAGAGAGCTGACAGAGTTCTTGCTGCCCAGCCTTCTCGCCATAAGCACGGATGACAAAATCCTCAGCCACCGTGCGGAACAGGTATTCCCAGCGGTCTCCCAGATACATGCTGGTCAGCAGAGGTAAAGTTAGTTGGTTGCCATTCGGATCATCCCCCAGACAGACGCGCTCCACGCGGATCACCGCCGTCCCCTCCTGACCGGCAATCACCCCCTCACCTGCCCTGCCCCACAAGGCCCAATCTTTACCCTCGATTAGCGCCTTACCCTCATGCACCTGCGTAACCTTGCCATGTAAGCGGTTATTGCTGCCCATAAACTCAGCCGTGAATAACGTCAATGGCGAGCCGTACATTTCCTGTGGCGTACCTTGTTGCTCAATTTTCCCATTATTAAGCAATAAGATACGATCCGAAATGGCCATAGCCTCGTTTTGATCATGGGTAACCATCAGTGCGGACAAGCCGAGTTTAATGATCAATTCGCGCAAAAATACCCGCGCTTCTTCGCGCAATTTGGCATCCAGATTCGACAACGGCTCATCCAGTAAAATCACCGGCGGGTTGTAAATCAGTGCTCGACCAATAGCCACACGCTGCTGCTGACCGCCGGAAAGTTGGTGAGGATGACGATGGCCCAATTCTCCCAGCCCCAGTTGATTCAGTACATTTTGCACCCGCCGGGTGATTTCCGCCGTCGATATTTTGCGTAATTTCAACGGGTAGGCGATATTCTCAAACACCGTTTTATGGGGCCACAAAGCATAAGACTGGAACACCAAACCCAGATTTCGTTCCTCGGCGGGGATTTCATGACGCGACATACCATCATAAACTGTATTTTCACCAATGATAATGCGCCCTTGCACCGGCTTCTCCAGCCCAGCAACCGCCCGTAACAACGTCGTTTTACCACTCCCCGATGGCCCCAGCAATGAGACCACCTCGCCCCGTTTTAATTGCATCGACACCCCTTTCAATACGGGATTATCGCCATAAGTTAAATGCAGGTTATCCACTGAAAGTTCAATCATTTAATTTAACTCCAAAGCGCAGTGCAATACCCAGCCCCAACACCACCAGCAGGATATTAATAAAGGAGAGTGCGGCGACGATATCAATTGCACCTGCCGCCCACAGCGAGACCAGCATCGAGCCGATAGTTTCCGTCCCCGGAGAAAGCAGATAAACCCCGGTAGAATATTCGCGCTCAAAAATCAGGAACATCAGCAACCACGAGCCAATCAGACCATAGCGAGCTAGCGGAATAGTGACATGGCGAGTGACCTGCCCCCGGCTCGCGCCATTGCTACGCGCGGCTTCTTCCAGCTCTGGCCCCACTTGTAACAATGTCGAGGAAATCAGCCGCAGGCCATAGGCCATCCACACCACGGTGTAGGCCAACCAAACACTGAAGATGGTGCTGCGCAAAGAGCGGAGCCACACCACCAGATGTTCCCGTAGCCATTCAGCCATCGGTAACACGGATAACCAGCCCTCTTTCAATGAGTTATCCAACCACATGGGTAAAAACAGGAAGACCCAGAGGAATGCCAGCCCCGCCAGCAACCCCGGAACTGCGCGCGGCACCAGCACGCTGTAGTCGAGAAAGCGCGTGACACCATCCGGCTTGCGGTGCATGGCAATGCCGATAAACAGATAGCAGATAACCGCCAGCGCACCGCCAAATACCCCGATGGCCATTGAGTTGACGATAGCGCGCAGCAAATTAGGTTGCTGCCAAATAGTGCGGAAAGTCTCAAGGGAGAGCTCATCCCAGAGGGATATCCCCACCCCCCAGTTAGACACAAAAGCGCGCAGCACCACCCCCAGCAGCGGGACGCCAATAGTGACGGTTAGCCAAAAAGCCACCACGCCCCCCGCCACCCAACGCCATTTGCCTAAAGGCAAGAGCCGTGCCTGAGAAGCTTTACCTTTGACAGTCACAAAACGGTTCGCTGTGCGCATCAATACGCGCTGTAACATCACTAACGGAATAGTGATGCAGATAAGCACCACGGCAACTGCAGCCATCAGATGGTAAGACGGAGTACCCAGTTTATTGGTCAACTGGTAAAGATAAGTTGCCAGCACCAGGTTGCCCTCAGGATCACCTAACACCAACATCAGCCCGAACACTTCCAGCCCGAGGAAGAACAGCAATACCGTGGCATAGAGGATTGACGGACGTACCATCGGCAAACTCACTGAACTCATGACTTGCAAAGGAGAGGCCCCCGCCGTGCGCGCGGCTTCTTCAACATCAGAACCCACACTGCGTAATGCTGATGAGATATACAGATAAGCATGGGGAACATGTGTTAAGCCGGCAATCACCACAATGCTGGACATGGCATAAATATTCCATGGCACCACACCCAACAGGGCTTCAGCCCACAGGGACATAAAGCCCACTGGCCCGACTGCCACCACATAACCAAACGCCAGCACCATCGGGGAAACAAAAATAGGCACCAGAATTAAAGGTTCTATTATCCGCCGCCCCGGCAAGTCCGTCCTGACCATCAAAAAGGCCAGTATCCCCCCAAGCGGAATAGCAATAACCACCAGACCAAAAGCCAGAATAAATCCGCTTTTCAGAGCTTTATAAAAATCAGGATCAGCAAAAATAAATCGGAACGCCTCTAAGCTGAGCACTTTGGCGGGTGAGAAGAAAGGGGCAGAAAGGAAACTTTGAATAACAATAAATGACAGCGGTATGTAGATAACCAATGTTGTTATCAACACGACCAAGCCGCGCGGCAAGCCCTGCCACTTTCTGCGCAATGCTTTCATAATGAGTCCTGTGGGTTAGATATCCATGAATAACAAACAGTAAATCAGGGGTGTGCACCGCCCATCGGCAACACACACCAGAGGATGCCCTTATTTCGCGGCAGCAAGACGCCACTGTTTGATATAGTCCAGGCGCTTAGCCTGCTCCATATATTCCAAGAGACTTTCATCAACCGGGATAGGTTTGAGTGCCGCCCCCAGCTTTTTGGTCATACCGTCGATGTCATTGCTACCGTCGATATCATTGCGGATGGAGGGAATATCGGACTGATTAGCCAAAATATTTTGGCCTTTTTCCGATAACACATAGTTAAGCCACAGTTTGGCCGCATTATTATTGGCTGCATTTTTACTGATGAAAATGACGCGCGACAGCACCAGGGTGTAGTCCTGCGGGTAAGCAATCCCAAGAGAAGGGTCCGTTTTGGCTCGCGCTTCGGCGTAAGAACCGAGGAGATTGAAGCCAATCAAATTTTCGCCGGATGACACTCTTTCCATCATAGTGCCAGTGGAGGATTGCACCGTCAGCCCCCCTTTGGCCATACCAGCCAATGTCGCGAAATAGTTAGGATCAGCTTTAAAATCTTGTACTGATAGCATGAATCCTAAACCTGACTTTTCAATGTCATAGGTGGTGACTTTCTTTTTGAATTTATCCGGCTGGCTGGCGATAAATTTTGCCAGGGCGGCGTGGGTGGTCGGGAAATCGGCTGGCGGTATCAGCCGTTTGTTATAAATAAATACCACCGGCTCGTAAGTGGTGCCATAGGCTTTATTTTTCCATACCGCCCATGTAGGTAATTCTTGCTGTTCTGGCGAGAGATATTCCTGCGCATAATCGATAGCCAATTTCAGGGCGGTATCCATTGAGGAACTCCACACCACATCACCACTGCCACTGCCCGATGCCTGTTCACTGATATAACGGTTGTATAGCTCGGTGCTGTTCATATCGTTATATTCAACTTTAATCCCCGGATAGGCGGCTTCAAACCCCTTAATCAGCGGGGCGGCAGCTTTAATATCCGTGGAGGCATACACCACCACTTTGCCCTCTTTTTGGGCACTTTCCACAATTTTTTGATAATCAGCAGGGTAATAAACAGGGGGCTGCGCTGGAGATTGCGCTGCGGATTGAGCGGACACAAAGAAAGTCACCAGTGCCACTGCTTTGATCATAAACACTTTAATCTTCCATAACATAGAATTAACTCCAATTTACATTTATGAAACCAATTACGAACATATATTCAATATCCATTAATTAGCAATGAAGTTAATTCTTTGTCTTCTTGTTTTGTGATAGTGCTCGTTTTTTAACCTTAACTTGGTGTAATTATCACTCAATAAAATTATCCACAATAATTAAAGTGGAATACAAAATGAGCCGATGAGAGAGTAAACTGCCACTTTGCTTGCCTGTTAAGGCATTCCGGAGTAGCGTGCTCATTGATATATGCCGTTTATGGGTCAACCACAGAGCAAAACCATGAAGCACTCAATTGATTCGCTGAAAGAGTTGGGCCGTTATGATGATGCGGTGGCAATGGCGCAAAATTTACTGCGCAGCGACCCCGATAATGCCAGCCTGCTGTATAAGATTGCCTCACTGTATGATGTACAAGGGTTAGAGTTGCAAGCAATTCCCTTCTATCGCGCTGCTATCGAGCATAATCTGGCGGGGCAAGAGTTGCAGGAAGCGTATTTGGGGCTGGGTAGCACTTATCGGGCTCTGGGGTTATATCAAGAGTCGCTGGATACCTTTGACCGTGCGCTGGTGAGTTTCCCGCAGGCGAAAGAGATAACCTTGTTCCGGGCGATGACACTGTACAATCAGGGGGAAACCAAAGAAGCGGTCGCCACCTTATTGATATTGCTGGCTGAAACCTCAAATCATCAGGACATCAGTCTCTACCAAAAAGCTATTCGCCAATATGCCGCTGACCTTGACCGGATTGGCTAAAACTCTGGGTTGTATTTACGCCATCATAACCATCTGAATTAAAAGCCTATTTTTTGTATTATGGACAAATATAAGCAGTACCAGAAAACAAAAAGGCCACGTGATTGTGGCCCTCCCGCGTACCGAATTGCAGCATACTTACTCATTGTGACGATTATTTCAAATAGCACAAACTTTCTGATTTTGCATATTTTGTCGCCATTCCGGGCATCGAACCAGTCGGGATCCCTCTGCATTGAGTAAAACCATTATTTTTAAGATAGGTACCGTATCCATAAGAAAAAACAAAAGAAATGATAAGAGAAAATAAAAAAGAAAAGATAATTATTTTACCAACGGTCTTTTGTAAACTAATACTAGCCTGTTTCAGGTATACAAATAAATGATATGCCAGTACAAGTAAAGGACTCAAGAATAAAGGGCTTAGTAGTCCAACAAATAAGAACCGGTTAACAATAACTACATCTGGCCTATCAAGTAATGAAAATACATCCTCTACAGAAAGAGAAAATATAACCAAAGGTAATACAAGAAAAAAAGGAATCGATAAAAGTGATTTTAATCTAATTTTTATATTTATCCAGTTCATTACCAGCCCACCCTTACCAGCTCTGAAATATTTTGTCTGATATATTTCCGTACTTCATATTCAATAATCTCTTTTCCTTTATGTAGAACATTATCCGCATACATAGCACCGATATCCCATATATCGGCCTCAAGCTCTCTGGCTTTCTCAACAAATTCTTGTTGTGCGGATTCTATATACTCGACGAGTTTATCTGTAAAACCGAATTTTTTATCTAAATAATTTAAGCCAATACTAACAACCAAGCCAACACCAACTACCACAACTAGATTTACTGCCACTCCCCCTGTTAATGCACCAACACCAACACCAGCACCCCATGCAATGGCAGAACTAATCCCGATTTTAACAATATCGGTTGCTAAACTACCTATAAATTTAGTTAAGGATGTTTCATCGTTAATAATATAATCAACCGTTTTGAAAGCCGCAGCCACATAGAATGTTAATCGGGCTCCCTGTACAATTGAATTATTCAAACCATATTTACCAATGCCTAAATCAACAACCTTGGGATTTTTAGCCGCGAATACCGGAGCATTAAGTACTTTACGGATTCCTGGATATCCGGTTAATTTAATTAACTCAGTGCCTTTATGATTGATATACATTGTCGCCTGAATACCCAAACCACCGAGATCAACAATAAGTTTTGATGTCGTG
It encodes the following:
- a CDS encoding winged helix-turn-helix domain-containing protein yields the protein MELNPVFARRLYLCWLISRGNSLNVPRLMELTGWPRRTLQDVLKALPGLGITMTFVQDGVRNNAGYYRLDSWGPLNKKWIDENHVFILAAIE
- the acrD gene encoding multidrug efflux RND transporter permease AcrD; protein product: MANFFIDRPIFAWVLAIILCLTGALAISTLPVEQYPNLAPPNVRISASYPGASAQTLENTVTQVIEQSMTGLDNLLYMSSQSSSAGTATVTLTFLAGTNPNEAMQQVQNQLQSATKKLPQDVQQQGVSVSKSGDSTLMMLAFVSTDDSMDKQDIADYVASNLQDPLSRIEGVGSINAYGSQYAMRIWLDPNKLNNYQLTTQDIVTAIQSQNSQIAVGQLGGTPAVDSQSLNATINAQSQLQTPEQFRAITLRVNQDGSLVTLGDVAKVELGAENYDYLSRYNGQAASGMSIQLASGANELQTDALVKARIAELTPFFPHGLEAKVAYETTPFVKASIKDVVKTLLEAILLVFLVMYLFLQNFRATLIPTIAVPVVLLGTFAILSAFGFSINTLTMFAIVLAIGLLVDDAIVVVENVERVMSEEGLDPREATRKSMGQIQGALVGIALVLSAVFIPMAFFGGTTGAIYRQFSITIVSAMVLSVLVALILTPALCATMLKPIKPGHHHAKRGFFGWFNRMFDRNAHRYERGVARVLHHSVRYMLLYLLLLGGLALLFIKLPTSFLPLEDRGVFMAQVQLPVGSTQQQTLKVVQKVENYFLTAEKNNVLSVFATVGSGPGGNGQNVARLFIRLTDWEQRKDSNDSSFAIIERATKVFNKIAEARVSVSSPPAISGLGGSSGFDMELQDHGGLGHDKLMAARDQLLQMAAQDPALTRVRHNGLDDSPQLQIDIDQRKAQALGVSLDDINNTLKTAWGSTYVNDFVDRGRVKKVYVQSEATARMLPEDVNKWFVRNKSGSMVPFSAFSTTRWEYGSPRLERYNGYSALEIVGEAAPGVSTGTAMNVMEGLVKQLPNGFGLEWTGMSYQERLSGSQAPALYAISLLVVFLCLAALYESWSIPFSVMLVVPLGVIGAVAATWMRGLENDVYFQVGLLTIIGLSAKNAILIVEFASELNNKGKDLVEATLEASRLRLRPILMTSLAFIFGVLPMAISQGAGSGSQHAVGTGVMGGMISATVLAIFFVPLFFVLVRRRFPGRPPRGKES
- a CDS encoding ABC transporter ATP-binding protein, translating into MIELSVDNLHLTYGDNPVLKGVSMQLKRGEVVSLLGPSGSGKTTLLRAVAGLEKPVQGRIIIGENTVYDGMSRHEIPAEERNLGLVFQSYALWPHKTVFENIAYPLKLRKISTAEITRRVQNVLNQLGLGELGHRHPHQLSGGQQQRVAIGRALIYNPPVILLDEPLSNLDAKLREEARVFLRELIIKLGLSALMVTHDQNEAMAISDRILLLNNGKIEQQGTPQEMYGSPLTLFTAEFMGSNNRLHGKVTQVHEGKALIEGKDWALWGRAGEGVIAGQEGTAVIRVERVCLGDDPNGNQLTLPLLTSMYLGDRWEYLFRTVAEDFVIRAYGEKAGQQELCQLSLPVEHLWVFPKV
- a CDS encoding ABC transporter permease → MKALRRKWQGLPRGLVVLITTLVIYIPLSFIVIQSFLSAPFFSPAKVLSLEAFRFIFADPDFYKALKSGFILAFGLVVIAIPLGGILAFLMVRTDLPGRRIIEPLILVPIFVSPMVLAFGYVVAVGPVGFMSLWAEALLGVVPWNIYAMSSIVVIAGLTHVPHAYLYISSALRSVGSDVEEAARTAGASPLQVMSSVSLPMVRPSILYATVLLFFLGLEVFGLMLVLGDPEGNLVLATYLYQLTNKLGTPSYHLMAAVAVVLICITIPLVMLQRVLMRTANRFVTVKGKASQARLLPLGKWRWVAGGVVAFWLTVTIGVPLLGVVLRAFVSNWGVGISLWDELSLETFRTIWQQPNLLRAIVNSMAIGVFGGALAVICYLFIGIAMHRKPDGVTRFLDYSVLVPRAVPGLLAGLAFLWVFLFLPMWLDNSLKEGWLSVLPMAEWLREHLVVWLRSLRSTIFSVWLAYTVVWMAYGLRLISSTLLQVGPELEEAARSNGASRGQVTRHVTIPLARYGLIGSWLLMFLIFEREYSTGVYLLSPGTETIGSMLVSLWAAGAIDIVAALSFINILLVVLGLGIALRFGVKLND
- a CDS encoding ABC transporter substrate-binding protein, encoding MLWKIKVFMIKAVALVTFFVSAQSAAQSPAQPPVYYPADYQKIVESAQKEGKVVVYASTDIKAAAPLIKGFEAAYPGIKVEYNDMNSTELYNRYISEQASGSGSGDVVWSSSMDTALKLAIDYAQEYLSPEQQELPTWAVWKNKAYGTTYEPVVFIYNKRLIPPADFPTTHAALAKFIASQPDKFKKKVTTYDIEKSGLGFMLSVQDFKADPNYFATLAGMAKGGLTVQSSTGTMMERVSSGENLIGFNLLGSYAEARAKTDPSLGIAYPQDYTLVLSRVIFISKNAANNNAAKLWLNYVLSEKGQNILANQSDIPSIRNDIDGSNDIDGMTKKLGAALKPIPVDESLLEYMEQAKRLDYIKQWRLAAAK
- a CDS encoding tetratricopeptide repeat protein translates to MKHSIDSLKELGRYDDAVAMAQNLLRSDPDNASLLYKIASLYDVQGLELQAIPFYRAAIEHNLAGQELQEAYLGLGSTYRALGLYQESLDTFDRALVSFPQAKEITLFRAMTLYNQGETKEAVATLLILLAETSNHQDISLYQKAIRQYAADLDRIG
- a CDS encoding DUF1240 domain-containing protein, producing MNWINIKIRLKSLLSIPFFLVLPLVIFSLSVEDVFSLLDRPDVVIVNRFLFVGLLSPLFLSPLLVLAYHLFVYLKQASISLQKTVGKIIIFSFLFSLIISFVFSYGYGTYLKNNGFTQCRGIPTGSMPGMATKYAKSESLCYLK
- a CDS encoding PAAR domain-containing protein → MSVGYWIVKGDKTSCGGIVHEGMAERTFANNPVAVNGSKVSCGKHPGSYSVGGGHPGEIVHGHYIASTLYSRSTCPCKAFFIPSQTWASHGPYQGGQQAATSRSVVESPVTEPQQFAQSAKKANLPPYLTGDKPPSEFVPDYPVLRNTRDLPDLKVRDLLRNNNQDIMFLTAEEAYEVLADWGTYQKGWVDITQSPLGEVVVNYGTNIKDVVTTSKLIVDLGGLGIQATMYINHKGTELIKLTGYPGIRKVLNAPVFAAKNPKVVDLGIGKYGLNNSIVQGARLTFYVAAAFKTVDYIINDETSLTKFIGSLATDIVKIGISSAIAWGAGVGVGALTGGVAVNLVVVVGVGLVVSIGLNYLDKKFGFTDKLVEYIESAQQEFVEKARELEADIWDIGAMYADNVLHKGKEIIEYEVRKYIRQNISELVRVGW